The following are encoded together in the Janthinobacterium sp. Marseille genome:
- the cyoC gene encoding cytochrome o ubiquinol oxidase subunit III, whose protein sequence is MSEITANSSALSADPSARYYVQEHHPENGTLLGFWLYLMSDCLIFACLFATYAVLGRNYAGGPTGAELFDLPLVAANTAFLLLSSITYGFAMLEAQRKRLKATMIWLAITGLLGAAFLALELYEFSHLIHEGAGPQRSAFLTSFFALVATHGLHVTFGIIWLITLMFQLKRHGLIPENGRRLMCLSMFWHFLDVIWIGVFTFVYLMGVLP, encoded by the coding sequence ATGTCTGAAATTACCGCAAATTCGAGCGCTCTGAGCGCTGACCCGAGCGCGCGTTACTACGTGCAAGAGCATCATCCGGAAAACGGCACTTTGCTGGGTTTCTGGCTCTACCTGATGAGCGACTGCCTGATTTTCGCGTGTCTGTTCGCAACCTATGCAGTATTGGGTCGCAACTACGCAGGCGGTCCTACCGGTGCTGAACTGTTTGACCTGCCACTGGTTGCGGCGAATACAGCGTTCCTGCTGTTGTCGTCGATTACCTATGGTTTCGCGATGCTGGAAGCGCAACGCAAACGCCTGAAAGCCACCATGATCTGGCTGGCTATCACCGGTTTGCTGGGTGCAGCCTTCCTGGCACTGGAACTGTATGAGTTCAGCCACCTGATCCATGAAGGTGCAGGCCCGCAACGCAGCGCGTTCCTGACTTCCTTCTTTGCCCTGGTTGCTACCCACGGTCTGCACGTGACCTTCGGTATCATCTGGTTGATCACGCTGATGTTCCAGTTGAAACGTCACGGTTTGATTCCTGAAAACGGTCGTCGCCTGATGTGCCTGTCGATGTTCTGGCATTTCCTGGACGTGATCTGGATCGGTGTATTTACCTTTGTTTACCTGATGGGAGTGTTGCCATGA
- the cyoD gene encoding cytochrome o ubiquinol oxidase subunit IV codes for MSDHHAHGAHGADHGHGHGHDDGHAHGSLKSYTIGFILSVILTAIPFWLVMGKVFDSSSTTAFVILGFAAVQIVVHMVYFLHMNTKSEGGWSMLGLIFTIMVVVIMLAGSIWVMYHMNHNMMPHLSDPTHELHTSSTTMPEATHQMNHR; via the coding sequence ATGAGCGATCATCACGCACACGGCGCACATGGCGCCGACCACGGCCATGGTCATGGCCACGACGATGGCCACGCCCACGGCAGCCTGAAGAGCTACACCATCGGTTTCATCCTGTCGGTGATCCTGACGGCGATTCCATTCTGGCTGGTCATGGGCAAGGTATTTGACAGCTCCAGCACGACCGCATTCGTCATCCTCGGTTTTGCTGCAGTTCAGATCGTTGTGCACATGGTTTACTTCCTGCACATGAACACCAAGTCGGAAGGTGGCTGGTCGATGTTGGGCCTGATTTTCACGATCATGGTTGTCGTGATCATGCTGGCTGGTTCGATCTGGGTCATGTACCACATGAACCACAACATGATGCCGCATCTGAGCGATCCTACACATGAGTTGCACACCTCATCGACCACGATGCCGGAAGCAACTCATCAGATGAATCATCGGTAA